AGACCGGAGCGGAGTGTTTGACAAACCGGTGGTGACCCCGATCCTGCCCGTGCAGCCATTTTTCCCGGCCGAAGAGTACCACCAGGACTATTACCGGAAAAACCCCCTCCGCTACAAATTCTACCGCACCGGTTCGGGGCGTGACCGGTTCCTGGAGAAAATCTGGGGTGAAAAAAAAGAGCCCGGGATCAGCAGCAAGGACCCGGCTGAACTCGAAAAAAGACTGACACCACTCCAGTACAAGGTCACTCGGCAGAACGGCACCGAGCCGCCTTTCTTAAACCAGTACTGGGACAATAAAATAGAGGGGATCTATGTCGACGTTGTCTCCGGGGAACCCCTCTTCAGTTCAAAGGACAAGTATGATTCCGGGACCGGCTGGCCGAGTTTCACAAGACCACTGGTTCCCGCAAATATTGTCGAGAAGGAAGATCGCGCCCTGTTCTCGGTCCGCACCGAAGTACGGAGCAGAAAAGGCGACTCCCACCTGGGCCATGTGTTCAACGACGGCCCTGAACCCACCGGCCTGCGCTACTGCATCAATTCAGCCGCCCTGCGCTTCATCCCGGCCGACAAACTGGCAGCTGAAGGGTATGAGAGATATTGGTAGCATACGAAAATGCGAGGTCCGAGTGACAAGTGACAAGTGACAAAAAGGAATTTTCTCTCCTGATTCTTTCAAGAAAGGCAGATTCTTACAGACGGTTCAGCAGTGGCCGTGGAGCCAGCCTTCGGCGCTCTCGATGTCGTGAAAGACCCGGATCTCCTGGGAGACCCTCTCTTCCGTGTTGCTTTTCCACATCTGGAGAATGGAGCCTACGGTACCCATATTCGTGACAATGGCAAGTTTCCCCTTGCCGATCGCCGCGTCCTTGATGGCGTGAATATCGGTAATGCTGAATATCTCGTTGATATCCATGTCCATCAGAGTGATCCCCCGACAGTCTTCAAGGACGTTTGAGCCCGGCCGCCACCTGGGGTTCGAGATGATTTCGTTGAGCCGACCGATCCTGTTGAGAAAGGTATCTTCCCCCTGCACGGTGACACGCCAGAGACAATCTTCAATATCAATGGAATGTTCGTAATTCATTGCCCGATTTTTTTTTTATCATTTATGAGTCAGTGTGACAGAATTGACTTTCCCCTGACCAAACCGGTCACCTCTGTAACAGGAATTGAAAACTACTCTTTTTTTTTAACCTGTCAATACCAATTTCCAGTTAAATACTCCTGAAAATATTTCAGTAATGAATCAGTAGAATCTTGACTTGTCCAAACGGATTATCGCATCATGAAGAATAGAAACCTTCAGCAGCCAATCCTGATCATGGAAACCTTATGTCCACCGCCGATCTGAAAGTACTGATCATCGACACCACCCAGAGTATCCGCATCAGCAGCAAACCCATCCTGGTGAAAGAGATGGGGTTTTCCGCCGAGAACATTCTTGAGAGCAATAATGGCCGACGCGCCCTCGACCTTCTGCAGACTGAAGAAATTGATCTGGTTCTCTGTGAATGGGATATCCCGGAAATCTCGGGCATAGAACTCCTTAAATTTGTCAGATCGAGCAACAACTGTCACTCCACCGAGTTTGTCTTCGTCACTTCAAATTCCGACCAGCACAACATTCTGGAGGCCGTGAACTGCAAGGTATCGCAGTACATCGTCAAACCATTCAGCACCGACAGTTTTATCGGAAAAATCAACGCCGCCCTGGGTTCAAAAAACCGCCGGGTCCACAAACGGCATTCAGTAAAGAGCGAACACGACCTGACCGTCATGAGGGCGGACAAGCTTCTGACAACGGGAAAGATGATCAATCTGAGCAAGAGCGGGGTTCTCGCAAAGCTCGCCCTTTTTCGCTCCATCACCGTGACCGACGTCTTTGATCTCAAGATCTCGGTTTTCGGCAGATCGGGAAAACAGTATTTCAATACCATCCAGGCCGAGCTGGTCAGGATTGAGAAACTGAAAGAGACTACAGAGAAAAATTTCGTCCTCTACGCCTTCGTCTTTGAGGAAATGGACATGGTGCAGAAAAATTTTATCGACAGGATCATCGAGACCAGAGACGAGTAGGAGACAGCCCGGGCTTCATCCCATCCCCGGCCCGGTCAGGCCTCCCTTCTGATCGACCGCCCCAGTAATTTGTAAATATCCTTCAGCTGATCATTCTCCCCGACCGCCGACCTTAAATGTGCGAGGAAAGATATCACCCGCCGCCCCTCTTCACCATGAACCAGGAACCCCGGAATTGTTTCGCAATGCCGCAGTTTTCCGGCCCCCTGACTGCCCGACAGATAACCGAGAACCGCAAACATATTGCCCCAGCACCCTCCGCGATCCAGATCTTCTATGAGCTGCATGACAAAAAGATTGAGGGAAATAAACCATTCCGGAGCTTCGGCGGAACCTTCCGTCCCGCAGTCGATCACGGAGCCGAAACTCCTGCAGCCGAATGGCCGCACCGGATAAATGGTGCAGGTATTCTTGTTGAGGAACAGGCATGGCTGATACTCCCAGGGCGCCTCCTCTCCTGCCGGAGGAAACTTCTCCTCCAGATAACAGGCCGCCGCATGATTGGTGGTGCAGGGCGGGGTCGAAACATCCCCCACGGAATGCAGATCGGGCAACCCCCACCCCTGTTCTTCAAGAAAGCGGAGGATTCTCTCTCCCTCCATGGTGGTCATGTTCACACTCCTGGTACAGCACGCCGCACACCCTTTCCGACACCGGAAGCCGCAATCGGCAACCTCTTCGTCATAGGCATTATTCAGGTCTTCAAGTCGCAAAATATGTTCCTGATTTTGTTAAAAGCTTTAAGTTGAGCTGCTATTATCGGCAACAAGCCTGTTGCGAAAGTGGTGCATTATTACTAATCTGGTTCAGGCAGGCGGCCACTGTCCGGATCCGGCCTGAAGACCAAATATATTTACTGCAGAAAACCCGTCATGACAAATAGCAACTCATACCGAATCCTGCAAGCCTCTCTGCTGCTCGTTATGCTCCTCTTTCATCCGGGCGATGGTTTCCCGGCAGAAGACAACCCAGGAATCGCCCGCGAGGCCACCAGAAGATCAGTACTTACCGGTTTCACCAGGGCCCGGGCAACAATGCGGATCGTAAGCCAGGTTTCCGACCATATTCTCGAAGTCAGAGGGGATGTCGGCGACCCGATCGGCAGCGACGGGGTTTTTGCGGTTATCGACACCACCCTTGCTGAACTGGATCTCCAGAACATCCTGCTGAGCCAGAAAAAAATCACCAGTAAAATAACCTACCTGGAAAAAGAGGTGGCACGATTCGCGACACTTCTGAAACAGCAATCCACCGCCGAGGCCAAATTCGACTCCCTGGAACAGGAACTCGACCAGGCGAAACTGGCCCTCGAAAACCTCAGGAATGATGAGCGGAAGGCGCGGGAAATGATCGAGAGGCATACCATCAGGGGGCGGGCCGGCTGGCAGATCATTCAACGCTCCGTCGAACCCGGCGAATGGGTTTCGGCGGGAAAAGTCCTGGCCGAGATCGGTGACTTCCGGACCCTCACGGTGCCCTTTGCCCTGAGCCATGAGGAATACACCCGGCTGCAGAAAAATTCCGCCGCCCTCTTTCTCCACCTTCCCGAACTGAATACCAGGGTCGCCGCCGCCATTCACAGGGTTTCGCCCGGCTTTGACCAGAACACCAGAAAGCTCAATCTGGAGATTGAGATAACCGACCCTCTCCCGGAAAAACGCGGCGGCATCCGGGCCGAACTGGTTCTTGAAACACCTGACCCGTCCGGGGCGGTCATCGTTCCCGAATCAGCCCTTTCCAGCCGCTACGACACCTCGTGGGTCACCGGATTAGACGGCGAAAAGATCCCGGTCGTCAAACTCGGGCCCGGCCCGACCGCCGGAACGCTGCGGATCTCATCTCCCCGGCTCAGGCCCGGTGACCGGTTCCGCCTCACCAATCCTGTGATTGAAAGCAACACCGGACGGCCATGAAAGAAATTGTCCGCTTCACTCTGGCCCAGAAGGTGCTGATCAACCTGCTCTTCGTGCTGTTGATGGTCGTCGGCGCTTTTGCCCTTTTCAATTCTCCGGTTGAACGATATCCCAACATCGAGTTCGGCAAGGCCTATGTCACCACCTACTTTCCGGGGGCTTCCCCCAGGGATGTCGAGGCCCTGATCACCCAGAAGATCGAGGATGCCATCGAGAACCTGGAAAACCTGGAGTACATCCGCTCCACCTCCTACCGTGAACGGTCAAGCATCCTGGTCAAATTCATTGACGACACCGACTACCGCGCGAGCTATGACGAGCTGCGCCTCAAGGTCCAGGCGGTCATCGACGAACTGCCGAAAGAAGCGGACCCGCCCAGATTCACCTTTATCGATGTCAACATGTGGCAGCCGACCGTGAGCATCAATCTGTACGGCGACCGCGACAATCGGACCCTGACCCTGATGGGCGAAGAGCTGAAAACCGCGATCCGCCAGATCTCCGGGGTGAAGGAAGTAAAACTGAACGGTGAATTCCAGCGAGAATTCCATATCCAGCTGGCCCCGGAACTGCTCAGCAAACTGGGCATCACCTTTGATCAGGTTGCCAATGCCCTGCAGACCGCCAATATCAGCATCCCGGCCGGCGACTACACGATTGACGGAGGAGAGTTCATCATCAAGGTCGACGAGAGGTTCCGGGAGCGCCGGCAGGTCCTCGACACCATCGTCAGACGCGACGCCGACGGTTCGTTCGTCAGGGTGAGCGACCTCTCCGCAGAGGCCTTTCTCTCCCACCGAGACCCGTTTGTGCTCACTTCGGTGAACGGCAAGGACTGCGTGACCCTGCAGGTCATCAAAACGCCCGAGGCCAACGCTTTAACGATCGTCGCGAAGGTCCGTGAAATCATCAAGGAGTATGAGGAATCCTTCGCCAAGGAGAACGTCCACCTGATCCTGACCCAGGATTCAACGGTAAGAATCCGCGATTCCATGCGGGTGCTGGGAACCAACCTCGTGATCGGGATCTTTCTGGTCTGCCTGCTCATCTGGTACTTCATGGGCTTCCGGAATGCCGCCCTGACAACAATCGGGATCCCGTTCGCCTTTCTGGTCACCATGGTCGTTCTCTATCTCACCGGGAATTCGGTCAATGAGATCTCCCTTTTCGCCTTCGTTCTGGTGAGCGGGATCATCGTCGACGACGCCATTGTCGTGGTTGAGAACATCTTCCGCCACACCCAGATGGGCAAAGATGTCTCGACCAGCATCATCGACGGCACCGCCGAGGTTTTTCTCCCCGTCGTTTCGGCCACCCTGACCACCTGTGCGGCATTCCTGCCGATGCTGATCATGACCGGCTCAACCGGAGATTTCTTTGCAATCATTCCCAAGGCCATCTCCTTTGCCCTGCTCGCCTCGCTTGTCGAATGCCTGTTCATCCTCCCCATCCATTACCTGGATTACGGCCCCAGACCTGATGCCGATGAGAGTGACAAGGCAGAAGAAAACATGGTCATGAGGCTCTGCCGGCAGCTGTTTGACAGACTTCTCAGAACATCCCTGAAATATCGGTTCACCACCATGGGGCTGCTTTTCATTGCCTTCGTAGTCGCGATGTTCATCGCCATCGTCTCGATCACCGGCAGGATGAACCTGATCCGGGTCGAGTTTTTCCCCGACGACTACTCTCTTTACTACGTCGAGGTGACCGGCCCGGCCGGAACCCCCATCGAAGAGACCTCTGCCCTCATCAAGAAGCTCTCGACCGCCCTTGAAGCGGAAGGCGCCGGAGTGACTGAATCGGCGGTCGCCTTTGCCGGTTTTTACATCAATGACGATTATCAGCCGGTCTGGGGGAACAATCTCGGCCATGTGGTGGTCACCCTGCCGGCAAAAAAGGTCCGAAAATTCGCCGATTACCCGAAAAACGACGTGATCGCGCATCTGGACCGGATCAAAGCAAAACTCCTGGAAAAAACAACCGGCAGCGGATTTTCCCTGAGAATTCGCCCGGAAAAAGACGGGCCACCCGAAGACAAGGACGTCAACATCAGAATCCTCGGCGCGAATCTCAATTCGGTTCAGGAACTGGCAGGCGAAATCAAAAACTTTCTTCTGGAAAACAAGGCGCTGGCCACCGAACTGGAAGATCTCGGTGATGACCAGGGACACCCGAGCCGGGTTTTCCGCTATCGGATCAAAGCCGACCGGGCAGCCGAATACGGTCTGACCGTAACCCAGGCCGCCTATCTTGCCGCTTCGATCCTGAACGGCCGCAATATCGGCACCTTCAGATTGAGTGATGAGGATGTGGACATTAAACTGAAAACCGATCCGGGCAGCTTCACAAGTCTTGAAGACAGCCTGTCACTGGTCATCCTGGAGCACCCCAGCGGCCCGGTAAGGCTCGCGGATATCGCCGGCGTCGAAAACTATCTGGAACAGGGCTATCTCAACAGATTCCAGGGCATGCGGGCAATCAGCCTGACCGCCGATATCCGACCGGGCTCATCCCAGTCGGCCTCCTCGGTGGTCCGTCTGGTCAGGGAACATTACCGGACGATCCGCGATCGATATCCTGGAGCGACCCTCAATTTCTCCGGAGAATTTGCCAGCACCAGGAACTCCTTCATCTCGCTCACCTACGCCTTTATGATCGCAGTGCTTCTGATCTACCTGATTCTCGCCACCCAGTTCCAGTCGTACCTGCACCCCCTGGCGATACTCCTGGCCATCGTCTTCTCGCTGATCGGCATCACCTTCGGAACCTTTTTTTCCCGGTCGCTTTTCACCGTCAACAGCTTTATCGCCATCGTCGGGGTCACCGGGGTGGTCGTCAACGACTCCCTGGTTCTGATAGAGTTCATCAACAAAAAATACCGCACCGGGATACCCCGCCGTCAGGCGATTATTGAGGCCACCCACACCAGGCTGCGACCGATCCTCCTGACCACGCTTACCACAACTCTCGGCCTTCTCCCGATGGCCATTGGTTTTCCTGAATACTCAGTCGTCTGGGGCACCATGGCCATGACCTTCGTGACCGGCCTCTGCACCGCCACCTTCCTGACCATATTCGTGGTCCCGGTCCAATGGGACCTGATTGAGGGAGCCAAAGCTCGCTGGGAAAAAAGAAAGAAAAGACGTACTTCAGATCGGTGATTCCAGCCTGCGGCAAAGGCCTGGGGAAAACTCAGTCACTCCGGACTTTCCCGTCCAGAACATCACGGACGGTCACGGCAAGCTCTCTGATCGAGATCGGCTTCAGCAGATATCCTTTCACGCCTGCCGCACGGGCTTTCGCCTCATCGACCACCTCTGAAAAACCAGTGACCATAATGACCGGTATCGAAGGTCTTGTCCGGATCAACCTGCCGGTCAGCTCGAGGCCGTTCAGGAGGGGCATGGTCACATCGGTCACCACCAGATCAACCACTTGCGGATCGACCGTGAAAGCCTGCAACGCCTCAGAACTGCTTGAGAAACCTTTGGCGCTGTAGCCCAAACCGGTAAGCATCTCGCAAATCATCCTGACCAGGGGCGCCTCATCATCGACAACCATCACCCTCTCCTTGCCGCCGGGCAGCCCGCCGATGGTTGACACCGTTATTTCCCTGATGTCCTTCCTGCAGATCGGCAGCAGAACCCTGAATGTACTGCCCTCGCCGGGTGTGCTCTCCACGGTGATCGCCCCGCCGCAATCACTGACGATGTTCCGGGTTGTCGACAGCCCCATGCCGGTCCCTTCACCCTCGCCTTTGGTCGTGAAAAATGGTTCGAATATTCTGGCCACCACGTCTTCAGGAATACCGTGCCCGGTATCCTCCACAGTGAGCACAATGTATTCCCCGGGCTTGATATCCGAGGTCTCGGCGATTTCCTCCTCATCAATCTTCCCGTCTTCAAGGGTTACCGTGAGGACACCTCCTTTCTCGCGCATCGCATACTGGGCATTGGTGCAGAGATTCATGAAGACCTGATGGATCTGGGTCGGATCCGCAAGGACCATGCTCTCGGACGTGACTTTCTGTTTGATTTCAACCGTGGCCGGCAACACCGACCGCAGAAGATTCAGCACCTCTTTGATAACCAGTTTCACCTGGACCGGCTGCCACTTGGCATCTCGCTGCCGGGAGAAGGTCAGGATCTGTCTCACCAGGTCCTTGGCTCTCCGGCCGCCCTTCATCACCTCTTCAAGGGCTTCCCTGATCGCGGGCTGATCTTCGGCCCGACGCATGGCAATCTCGGTGTAGCCGAATATCCCGAAGAGAATATTGTTGAAATCGTGGGCGATTCCCCCGGCCAGGGCGCCAATCGCCTCCATTTTCTGGGCCTGCCGGTTTTGCGCCTCCCTCTTCTCAAATTCCGTCACATCACGTTTCACCGAAACATAACCATTGATCTTGCCCTGGGAATCATACACCGGCGAAATGGTTGCATCTTCGACAAGCCTCGATCCGTTCCTGCTCCGGTTCACAAATCTCCCGCGCCAGACCTGACCCCGGGAGATCGTCTCCCACAGGTTTTTATAAAATTGCAGATCATGCTCTCCGCTTTTAAGAATAGACGGCTTGCTGCCGATTGCCTCCCGTCGCGAATAACCGGTCACCCTTTCAAACGCCGGATTGACATACTCAATCACCCCCTGGACATCAGTGATCATCACCTCTTCGGACGCCTGCTCGATGGCCATGGCCAGGCGGGACATCTGTTTCTCGACCGCCGAACGATCATTGATCACATCCTGAAGCTCATAATTGGCCGAAATCAGCTCCCCGGTTCTCTTGCTGACCTCTTCTTCAAGATTCGTTTTCAGGTTGAGCAGCTCAAGTTCCACACCCTCCCTGCGGGCGAGCTCCTCCTCCAGAGAGAGAGACAGATCTCGCAAATAACCGACCAGCCCGGCAATAATTATCGCGAAAACAGGCCCGATCAATCCCCCTTCGGAAGCCTCACCAACTACCAGGAGATGGACAAATCCAACCGGCGCGGTTGAAATCGCGGTCAGAATGATGCCTGTTCTTCCTCCCCAGAATAATGCGGCCGGAATGACATAGAAGAAAGCAAAGAGGCGTGACACCGTGCCGATATTGACATACATCCAGGGGGCGAAGGCATAATAAAGAATGAGCAAGAAAAGAAAGATGGACCATTTCAGCCAGGGCTTGAAAGTGGCCGGATAGGTAATGAATCGATGCTTTTGTCTGA
The window above is part of the Pseudomonadota bacterium genome. Proteins encoded here:
- the msrB gene encoding peptide-methionine (R)-S-oxide reductase MsrB; its protein translation is DRSGVFDKPVVTPILPVQPFFPAEEYHQDYYRKNPLRYKFYRTGSGRDRFLEKIWGEKKEPGISSKDPAELEKRLTPLQYKVTRQNGTEPPFLNQYWDNKIEGIYVDVVSGEPLFSSKDKYDSGTGWPSFTRPLVPANIVEKEDRALFSVRTEVRSRKGDSHLGHVFNDGPEPTGLRYCINSAALRFIPADKLAAEGYERYW
- a CDS encoding response regulator, which produces MSTADLKVLIIDTTQSIRISSKPILVKEMGFSAENILESNNGRRALDLLQTEEIDLVLCEWDIPEISGIELLKFVRSSNNCHSTEFVFVTSNSDQHNILEAVNCKVSQYIVKPFSTDSFIGKINAALGSKNRRVHKRHSVKSEHDLTVMRADKLLTTGKMINLSKSGVLAKLALFRSITVTDVFDLKISVFGRSGKQYFNTIQAELVRIEKLKETTEKNFVLYAFVFEEMDMVQKNFIDRIIETRDE
- a CDS encoding YkgJ family cysteine cluster protein, giving the protein MRLEDLNNAYDEEVADCGFRCRKGCAACCTRSVNMTTMEGERILRFLEEQGWGLPDLHSVGDVSTPPCTTNHAAACYLEEKFPPAGEEAPWEYQPCLFLNKNTCTIYPVRPFGCRSFGSVIDCGTEGSAEAPEWFISLNLFVMQLIEDLDRGGCWGNMFAVLGYLSGSQGAGKLRHCETIPGFLVHGEEGRRVISFLAHLRSAVGENDQLKDIYKLLGRSIRREA
- a CDS encoding HlyD family efflux transporter periplasmic adaptor subunit, yielding MTNSNSYRILQASLLLVMLLFHPGDGFPAEDNPGIAREATRRSVLTGFTRARATMRIVSQVSDHILEVRGDVGDPIGSDGVFAVIDTTLAELDLQNILLSQKKITSKITYLEKEVARFATLLKQQSTAEAKFDSLEQELDQAKLALENLRNDERKAREMIERHTIRGRAGWQIIQRSVEPGEWVSAGKVLAEIGDFRTLTVPFALSHEEYTRLQKNSAALFLHLPELNTRVAAAIHRVSPGFDQNTRKLNLEIEITDPLPEKRGGIRAELVLETPDPSGAVIVPESALSSRYDTSWVTGLDGEKIPVVKLGPGPTAGTLRISSPRLRPGDRFRLTNPVIESNTGRP
- a CDS encoding efflux RND transporter permease subunit codes for the protein MKEIVRFTLAQKVLINLLFVLLMVVGAFALFNSPVERYPNIEFGKAYVTTYFPGASPRDVEALITQKIEDAIENLENLEYIRSTSYRERSSILVKFIDDTDYRASYDELRLKVQAVIDELPKEADPPRFTFIDVNMWQPTVSINLYGDRDNRTLTLMGEELKTAIRQISGVKEVKLNGEFQREFHIQLAPELLSKLGITFDQVANALQTANISIPAGDYTIDGGEFIIKVDERFRERRQVLDTIVRRDADGSFVRVSDLSAEAFLSHRDPFVLTSVNGKDCVTLQVIKTPEANALTIVAKVREIIKEYEESFAKENVHLILTQDSTVRIRDSMRVLGTNLVIGIFLVCLLIWYFMGFRNAALTTIGIPFAFLVTMVVLYLTGNSVNEISLFAFVLVSGIIVDDAIVVVENIFRHTQMGKDVSTSIIDGTAEVFLPVVSATLTTCAAFLPMLIMTGSTGDFFAIIPKAISFALLASLVECLFILPIHYLDYGPRPDADESDKAEENMVMRLCRQLFDRLLRTSLKYRFTTMGLLFIAFVVAMFIAIVSITGRMNLIRVEFFPDDYSLYYVEVTGPAGTPIEETSALIKKLSTALEAEGAGVTESAVAFAGFYINDDYQPVWGNNLGHVVVTLPAKKVRKFADYPKNDVIAHLDRIKAKLLEKTTGSGFSLRIRPEKDGPPEDKDVNIRILGANLNSVQELAGEIKNFLLENKALATELEDLGDDQGHPSRVFRYRIKADRAAEYGLTVTQAAYLAASILNGRNIGTFRLSDEDVDIKLKTDPGSFTSLEDSLSLVILEHPSGPVRLADIAGVENYLEQGYLNRFQGMRAISLTADIRPGSSQSASSVVRLVREHYRTIRDRYPGATLNFSGEFASTRNSFISLTYAFMIAVLLIYLILATQFQSYLHPLAILLAIVFSLIGITFGTFFSRSLFTVNSFIAIVGVTGVVVNDSLVLIEFINKKYRTGIPRRQAIIEATHTRLRPILLTTLTTTLGLLPMAIGFPEYSVVWGTMAMTFVTGLCTATFLTIFVVPVQWDLIEGAKARWEKRKKRRTSDR
- a CDS encoding response regulator, with translation MVDFRQKHRFITYPATFKPWLKWSIFLFLLILYYAFAPWMYVNIGTVSRLFAFFYVIPAALFWGGRTGIILTAISTAPVGFVHLLVVGEASEGGLIGPVFAIIIAGLVGYLRDLSLSLEEELARREGVELELLNLKTNLEEEVSKRTGELISANYELQDVINDRSAVEKQMSRLAMAIEQASEEVMITDVQGVIEYVNPAFERVTGYSRREAIGSKPSILKSGEHDLQFYKNLWETISRGQVWRGRFVNRSRNGSRLVEDATISPVYDSQGKINGYVSVKRDVTEFEKREAQNRQAQKMEAIGALAGGIAHDFNNILFGIFGYTEIAMRRAEDQPAIREALEEVMKGGRRAKDLVRQILTFSRQRDAKWQPVQVKLVIKEVLNLLRSVLPATVEIKQKVTSESMVLADPTQIHQVFMNLCTNAQYAMREKGGVLTVTLEDGKIDEEEIAETSDIKPGEYIVLTVEDTGHGIPEDVVARIFEPFFTTKGEGEGTGMGLSTTRNIVSDCGGAITVESTPGEGSTFRVLLPICRKDIREITVSTIGGLPGGKERVMVVDDEAPLVRMICEMLTGLGYSAKGFSSSSEALQAFTVDPQVVDLVVTDVTMPLLNGLELTGRLIRTRPSIPVIMVTGFSEVVDEAKARAAGVKGYLLKPISIRELAVTVRDVLDGKVRSD